The Leptospira langatensis genomic sequence GATCGGGATCGAACAGGTCAAACCTGGCAATCGGGTCAGTGATATTGCAAACGCAATCGACGACTATCTTACTCCGAAAGGATATGGTATTGTTCGAGACCTAATGGGTCATGGGATAGGCCGGGGATTTCATGAAGAACCTCAGATCCCTCACTATCGTTCCAATCGTAAGCTCACAAAATTAGAACCAGGAATGACCTTCACTATCGAGCCGATGGTGAACCTAGGAACCTGGGAAGTAATCTTCTCCAAAAAGGATGGTTGGACGGTAACCACTCGAGATGGAAAATGGTCCGCTCAATTCGAACACACGATTCTCGTCACAGAAAAAGGCTATGAAATTTTAACCCTGGCGTAGTAAGCTGGCGGGCATGGATTTCGTTTGGAAATATCTTTCTGTCCTAGGAAAGGACCTGGCCTTCTTCGGTTTAGGTTTCTTCATCTTTTATATCGGTAAGAAGATCAAGGACTGGACGGAGCCTCGTAAACTAGACGAGGAACTGGTAAAGTCCGATAATAGCGCCTTGGCCTTAAACCTTTCCGGATATTATCTAGGGATCATCGTCATCTTTATTACTATCGTTTCTCATCCAGGCGGAGGGAACGACCTCCTCGGCGATCTGTTTCAGGTAGGTGCATTCTCTTTCTTGGGAGTGATCCTTCTACTTATCTCGCAAAAGATCAACGATGGATTGATCTTGGGCGGAATAGACGCACAAGAAGAAGTATATGAAAAACGTAATATGGCCGTGTCCTCCGTGCTTTTCGGCGGGACAATTGCGAGCGCGTTCTTTATCACCGCCGCTCTGAATGGGGATATAGGGGAGAAAGTTTTTCCGAACGGACTCGGCCTTGCAATCTCTCCCATGTTAGAGAAAACGATCATAGGCTCGATCCTATCCGTTATATTTTTTTCGATCGGACAGATCGGGATGATCCTATTTTCCTTCTATTATAAACTTTGGATCCCTTATAAACTTAAGGTAGAGCTGGAAGAAAAACAGAACCTGGCTGCGGGAGTTGCATTTGCAGGAGCACTTCTTGCCATTGGCATTTTATTGACTAGAGCCTTGTTTAGAGAATTTGAGTCCCTTTGGCATACTGGGACCCTTCTTCTTTTGGATCTGGGACTTTCCTTCATTGTGATCCCGGTCCTACATTTCTTTGCGGACTGGGTCGTATTGCCCGGTTCTACTTTAAAGGAAGAGATTGAAAGGGATCAGAATTTCGGGGCCGGCCTTCTGGAAGCAGTGGTTCTCGTCTCCTTCTCTGCGATCTTATTCTTTGCGGTTTAAGCTTAAAACAGATCGTGGGACGAATATAACTTCCATTCTAGGTGATACACCTTCTTGATCCCGAAATTGCAGGCCTCTTGTAGGACCATTTTTTCGTTTGGCTCTTCGGAGAGAAAAGTATAGACTTCTGTAAGCTCTTGCACGATCTCTTGGAAGATATGCTTATGCGTAGGAAGAAAGGGAGATAGCCCTCTTTCCGAAAAACCTCTGAGAGCGCCTAAGAGTCCCGCAAGAAGGATACGGCCCAGAGGTCTGGCTCTTTCTTTCGGAAGATCCAAACCTGCTTCCTTGGCGGCGGCCAAAAGCTCAGTGAGTGGGATCCCTCCTGAGAGGGAAACGAGAGATGTATCTTCTCCTTCCTGCATAAAGAAAGTGTACGAGTATGGTCCTCGAAAGTAAAGAACTTCTAGACGAACTTCGACCAATCGCATTCGCAAACGGATTCCAATTATTCGGTGTGAGTCCTGCTCTTGTTCCTTCGGTGGATAAGGAGAATATTCTGCATTGGGTACAAGAAGGCCGCCATGGAAAGATGGATTGGTATCCTAAGAATATGAATCTTAGGCTAGAGCTCGAGGGTCTTGGTTTCAAACCGGAATCGGTGATCGCGCTGGGCGCTTTATACAATGATCCGGAATACGATGCTCTGGATCTTCCGTATCGTT encodes the following:
- a CDS encoding DUF350 domain-containing protein, which translates into the protein MDFVWKYLSVLGKDLAFFGLGFFIFYIGKKIKDWTEPRKLDEELVKSDNSALALNLSGYYLGIIVIFITIVSHPGGGNDLLGDLFQVGAFSFLGVILLLISQKINDGLILGGIDAQEEVYEKRNMAVSSVLFGGTIASAFFITAALNGDIGEKVFPNGLGLAISPMLEKTIIGSILSVIFFSIGQIGMILFSFYYKLWIPYKLKVELEEKQNLAAGVAFAGALLAIGILLTRALFREFESLWHTGTLLLLDLGLSFIVIPVLHFFADWVVLPGSTLKEEIERDQNFGAGLLEAVVLVSFSAILFFAV
- a CDS encoding LIC_11502 family protein; the protein is MQEGEDTSLVSLSGGIPLTELLAAAKEAGLDLPKERARPLGRILLAGLLGALRGFSERGLSPFLPTHKHIFQEIVQELTEVYTFLSEEPNEKMVLQEACNFGIKKVYHLEWKLYSSHDLF